The Astyanax mexicanus isolate ESR-SI-001 chromosome 7, AstMex3_surface, whole genome shotgun sequence genome has a window encoding:
- the LOC111195996 gene encoding immunoglobulin lambda-1 light chain-like produces the protein MILKTPSLAGLLLTLSGLEAIVHLTMEKSIEFTVGQNVQILCGKSENGYRISWYQQKTGEAPKFLLADSYRASELPSRFTYTDNGAKEYLNINGAQAEDEAIYYHLCAVSLWHGSIGDGTELRIARPASPPSVVLLSPSQGGSSGGEVSVVCVLQGFYPDSVTLSWAEDGRAVAGSEVQTGPSRRRADGTLSQSSVLKLSAGRWSSGHAFTCRVTHPALTSPLTKSTSAAQCS, from the exons ATGATCCTCAAAACCCCTTCTCTGGCTGGACTTTTGCTCACTCTCTCTG GGCTGGAGGCCATTGTGCATCTGACAATGGAGAAATCCATTGAGTTCACTGTGGGTCAGAACGTTCAGATTCTCTGTGGAAAAAGTGAAAATGGCTATAGGATTTCATGGTATCAGCAGAAGACTGGAGAGGCTCCTAAATTCCTACTTGCTGACAGCTATAGGGCCAGTGAGCTTCCCAGCAGATTCACCTACACTGACAATGGCGCAAAAGAATATCTGAACATCAATGGAGCTCAGGCTGAAGATGAGGCGATATATTATCATCTGT GCGCTGTCTCACTGTGGCATGGCAGCATTGGCGACGGCACAGAGTTAAGGATCG CTCGTCCAGCGTCTCCTCCATCAGTGGTCCTGCTGTCCCCCTCTCAGGGGGGCTCCTCTGGAGGTGAGGTCAGTGTGGTCTGTGTGCTGCAGGGCTTCTACCCTGACAGCGTCACCCTGTCCTGGGCTGAGGACGGCAGAGCCGTGGCCGGTTCTGAGGTCCAGACCGGACCGTCCCGGCGCCGGGCCGACGGCACCCTGTCCCAGAGCAGCGTCCTGAAGCTGAGCGCGGGACGCTGGAGCTCCGGACACGCCTTCACCTGCAGAGTGACCCATCCTGCACTGACCAGCCCACTGACCAAGAGCACCAGTGCAGCACAGTGCAGCTAG
- the LOC103046574 gene encoding immunoglobulin lambda-1 light chain — protein sequence MTMMILNFSSIAGLLLTLTGLSAYTLTQEKSMSVTLKSTVKILCTAEDDTNYISWYQQKAGAGPQFLLVNDDRADDLPSRFTYTDSGNQDYLNINGIEAEDEATYYCGCFNSAHNTTFGQGTTVVISDLRPASPPSVVLLSPSQSGSSGGEVSVVCVLQGFYPDSVTLSWAEDGRAVADSEVQTGPSRRRADGTLSQSSVLKLSAGRWSSGHAFTCRVTHPALTSPLTKSTSAAQCS from the exons ATGACCATGATGATCCTCAACTTCAGCTCTATCGCTGGACTCCTGCTCACTCTGACTG GTCTGTCTGCGTACACACTGACACAGGAGAAGTCCATGTCAGTGACCCTGAAGAGCACAGTGAAGATACTCTGCACTGCAGAAGATGATACTAATTACATTTCATGGTACCAACAGAAAGCTGGTGCTGGTCCTCAGTTTTTGCTGGTTAACGATGATAGAGCAGATGATTTACCCAGCAGATTCACCTACACCGACTCAGGCAACCAGGACTATCTGAACATCAACGGAATAGAAGCTGAGGATGAAGCCACCTACTACTGTGGCTGCTTTAACAGTGCACACA ATACAACTTTTGGCCAAGGCACGACTGTCG TGATCTCTGACCTGCGTCCAGCGTCTCCTCCATCAGTGGTCCTGCTGTCCCCCTCTCAGTCGGGCTCCTCTGGAGGTGAGGTCAGTGTGGTCTGTGTGCTGCAGGGCTTCTACCCTGACAGCGTCACTCTGTCCTGGGCTGAGGACGGCAGAGCCGTGGCCGATTCTGAGGTCCAGACCGGACCGTCCCGGCGCCGGGCCGACGGCACCCTGTCCCAGAGCAGCGTCCTGAAGCTGAGCGCGGGACGCTGGAGCTCCGGACACGCCTTCACCTGCAGAGTGACCCATCCTGCACTGACCAGCCCACTGACCAAGAGCACCAGTGCAGCACAGTGCAGCTAG